TTGAACTGCAACAAGATCTCCCTTTTCATTCTTCGCATTCTCTTCTAATGGCATGAATCTAATCTGGTTTCTCTTCACTGTAACGACACATGTAATTGAAGGATTATACGAGTTGATACCAATTAAACTTTTACCGAATCTACGAGCACTCTCCTTCAACTTTCTAATTTCAATGTTAACCACTTGGTTTAATTGACCTTCAGAAACACCATCTCTGAAgtataatattttagttGGCAACTTACCTTTATTGTGTTCTTGATAAGCAATTAGTCTGTTCAAGAACATTTCATCTATATTCTTAATGATTTCCTCACCAGGTTCATCTTGTAACATATAATCACCAGGGAACTGGGAAAATTTATCATCGATTGAACCAACCATTGCAGCGATTGAATTTTGATCTTTTTCTGGATAATGGGTGACATCAGCACCTAAAATTAGGACAGGCAAATTAGTAGCAGTATCAGTTAATTTCTCGTTACACTTCTCTGATAAAAGTTGATTTGAacctaataattttaagtTCATCTTCAATGCTAAATTAGCATTCAATTGAGGGgatttcttcaaaaaatttctCAATTGACAGCATGAATTGAGAACACCAAATTTTAGATCTGATAGATACTTCAACCTATTGTAAAGAATAGCATCAtcgttattatttaaaaggTACAGGATATAAGTATCAGGAGGATAACTTTTTAGCATCTCAaccaaatttttttcaccAGATGATATTTGCAAGCCACCAGGAGTTGCTCGGCCATTTTTAGAACCACGAGGAGCAAAAGGTTTTTTAGGAGCAGTGAAGTTATTAACCAGTCTTGGTTCACCATCCATTTTAAAATTCATTCCAAGATCTGTAGTATGTTTTATGAATGCTTCTAACGAGCTCTTAATATCATCTTTCAAACTAACGGGAGGGACAGATGATGTATTACTCACAAGAATGATTTTCATGTTAAATGGTCTATCTTCTGTAACAGATAATCCATGTGTACTTAGATTCCACATACCTTTCTGTACCTTTGCAGTTTCTGAATATGGTCGATCTTTGTAAGCTACAATCGagtttttatattgaaCGACAGGAGCGTCAATAATCCTCGAAGGAACttttaagaaaaaaaatgatgagTTATTTGATGGTTTAGAGTCTGGATACAAACCATTTGCAATTCTTGGTAAAGCCAAATTagatattatattgaatttttcatttggtCTCACTGCACCATATTCCATATATTCTTTGTTGTCCTTAATTAAACCCTTTACTTTTTGACCAGGCATAATCATACAACATTCAGCTGGAACTGTTATCGAATTACCTAAATTGACCAGTTGAAGATCTggatatttcaaattaatgTTGTATTTTTCCTTGAAGTAAGTTGTAGTACTGATGTTATCAGGAAATGACCTATCTttagattttattttcattgaagTTGCAGTTTCACGAGTGAATCCAATAACCTCctttgatttaattttacagGGAGGTTTTGGTGTTCCATCAGGATTAACActataattgatatatgGTCTGTGAACCTTCATACCTTTTAATTGTGCATTCAAtgttttgttcattttAATGAAGTTATTTAAATCTCTTGCTGAAGGTAACACATTAGATTTTTGTGAAGtagtaaattttttatattttgagtTTTCGTATTGGTAACattcaattataaaatctaataatgaGAATTGATTATTCTCTTTTTGATTAAATCTTTTGTCGCCAGGTAAATATTTCGTATGTTTAACAAAAGCACCGATGGTATTTATAACATTCAAAGCAACAGCGGAATAAATATAACGTAGTGATATTGTGAAACCGTGCATCAAGTAACCACCGGCTAAGAATGGCATTGGTTTAGCAGCTTcattaaatacaaaaaatttgTTACCGTTAACTTGGAAAATTGTTTCATCACTACTTCGCAATTTTACGCCAAGCAAGTGTAATAAACTGGCTTTATCAACGTTAGAAAActtttcttcttgaaaACTAGGGTCTTGTTCAACAGTAGATGAATAAATACCCTTTAAACTGATTTTTGAtgtaaatttcaaaataatttgagAAGCAAGATCAAGAGGCTCGGCATCAGATGGACGAGAAACAAGTTTCTTTTCAGGAATAACTTTGTCTTGTTTATCATCAGCctttttcttttgcttTGCGCTAACATCCCAACAACCATCAAATAAAGTGAATTCTTCTAAAGGAGtcaatgaatatatagTATCTTCACCATTGAaacttatattttttttatattttaataaagtttcatcttcatcgaATAACGATTCAATTAAGTCATATTTCTTAGGCTTTGATAAAGGTACTAGAACAGGAATATTAGGAGGGCTAGACTTCTTTAGATTTCTGCCACCTTTATTAAACTTATCAAATTTTGGTTCAGCAGgcttttgaataaaatcGATATGATATGTGTAGATAAAAGCTTGCTTCCACCAAACATCAATAGGagtctttaatttttcagttttagCATCAACAACTGTATCGTTACCTAAAGATAGTAACATTTGGTTTGTCAAGACGTCAACCTTTGTACCTTTAGTACCATAGTCTTCTCTGCCCTGTATTTGATAAGGATTAGAAGAAACCTCGGCAGGCTCGACTACTTCCTTTGGAGTTAGATCAAATGTTGGAATTCCATTCTTCGTGGATGGTATCAAATGTTTATCATCTTGTTTTTTGTCTGTTTTGGTAttgaattttgattttggttCTTTCTTTGTATCAGGCTTTTGGGTTTGTTCCAGTTTAGATTTAGATTTGATATTCTGGGCTGTCTCTTTTCCAGACTCAGAATTAAAAGGTATCGCTTTCTTTTCATTGGCATTTAACTTGGGACCTTTCTTAGTTTTAGGAGCTGGACTGCCCtcttttttagtttttgGAGCCGCGCGAGACTCTTTCTTTGAACCAGATTCTGGTCTTGTTTCCTTCTTTGGTTTTAAAGCTGGCACTTGGTTTCTTTCAGGTTTAACCTTTCCGTTTAAGTTACTCAGGTCATCACCAGAGCTAACGTCTTGTAACGAGCTCATATTTGGTTCGTTTATGTAAATTTAGAGTATAACCACTGTTCTTTTTAGACAGCAGATTACCTAGTTTCACAATATCCAATCAATCAAATACACCTATTCAAAAAACAATGCAAATATCAAACGAAGTGGGCACttttatatcaaatattattaattaaatttccTTTActcatttatattatcaaacGAATAGCAATATTATCTATTTCTATCAATTAGTGCTTTTAAGTTTCTTGTGTGCAGTCAGGGGGGAGATCCCGTTAAATAGTCTCTAATGAAAATCTTTTCATTTACCACAAAAGCATCATGTGTCTGTTCTCTTCCtttcaaattttcaatGCGCAGGACTGCAAATACGCTGTATAATCAAGTGtttcatataatttacAATGAAGACATGTGTGTTTGATTTACATAAGATAAATCCAATCAAATAActtatatgtatatatggTGTAATTGGTTTGATCAAGATGGTTGCTAGATCGTACATAGTCAACCTTCCAGAGTGTTCATAGGCTGACATATCTTACGAAGTCTGCAGTCTGTGGCGTACCAAGACATTGGGTGGGATGTGTGAGATCAAGTtagataaataatttacttATCTTTGTATGCTATCTCGAGAGAAATCTAAAGCACGAGATAGAGCAATCTATATAAGAATAGCATTTATTTAGTGAGATGTAACCCTACTTGCAGTGTGTAATATAAAGATTACATATTGTCCCTGTTAGTGGATGCACCTTATCTTGCATTTTCGAAAACCGATTGAATTAAAgttgtttatttaaatacatATAGGTATATTctctttaatattttaatttatgtATTCTTTGTAACTGATAATTATggtatataaaataaagaattaagTAAAAAAAGGATATAAAATGATTATCCGATTACTCTTATTTCTCGTTTACAGttttatcaatttatttAGAATTTTAATAAGTGTGGTTTGTCACCGTTCTTTAGAGAGAAAGAAGCAGCTAAGTATTGTTTCAACATTGGGGTCTTCTTGATTTCGGCTAATAAAGACTTGTCAACGTTCTTTTGGTCTTCAACACGTTCAGCCTTTAATTCCTTGACTTGTTTTTCTGGGAACATGTTAGCTTCTTGCTTTTGCTTCTTGGTTAATTTTTCCTTGGCGAAGTATTCAGCATTGAACTTTTCAACATTAACACCTTCGACAGAGATCTTGGTGGAAGTAGCAATGACGAAACGAGCGTTGACTCTTCTTAATGGGACACCGTTGACCTTGAATGGACCAGAAACTAATAAGGTGTTGTCTTCCATGTGCTTTAAGTAAACAACTCTCTTACCTCTGAAACGGCCGGctaataaaattaagaCGGTACCTGGAACTAAGGAAGCTCTTAACTTTTGTGGACGAGAAGCCTTTCTGGTCTTCTTTGGAGCAGCAACGTCTTCAGATGGATACCACTTTGGGGCctaaagaataaaaatgcatcaatttaacaataatagCGATTATTAAGTTAAAACAGAATGTAAAACGTTAGTAAAATAAATCcctaaaataaaattgctGAACGCTGGTCTTCTCTATAACTCTTAACTTGAAAGATAGTAAGACCATACAATGTGGTAtgtaattgaatttgaatcCTTATCGACTGGAAAAGTTGACTTATCGTGATTTTTAATCTTAAAAAAGAGACACCCAAAAATAGCCATTCTGTGATTTTTGGTGTATGCACTATATATGCAATATCATCTATCCCAGTATCTGCATTTTTCCGTTGTGTATGTTCTATATATGTCTAATTCCCAGTTAAATCCACCTGCAACTGCTACCACGAATAAACTTATGTTTACTACCTAACTGTAAAAATACTATCACTGATGTTGTTTTATAATGCTTGTTAACTTCGAACAGTTAATTTCATACAGATACCGTGAATGAAAACACACACTCACACGCTCACTCACATTCACTGTTACAAGTTCGGATACCCTCTTATCTACAATTGGGCTGGATTCCACTATACGTATATTAATGCTGAATATTGGGTTGTTGATATCATCTCTATTCTAATAGCTCAAAATCTCAAACTCAAAGGATTCTTTCATCAAGAACAATTCCACGTCAttcttatatttcaaaactAATCAAACATACTTGTTGGGCACTCATTTTCGTTGATATATCTATACTGTCTTTGTATTGACGTAATAAAGCACAATAAGAAAGATGTTAAACAAGATATAgcattatttataaacCTTTTTATTGAACGAATACATAACGTTCATTTTAGAAATGCTTACAGACAATAGTATTGCCGACCAGCATTACAAGACGAACAAG
The sequence above is drawn from the Tetrapisispora phaffii CBS 4417 chromosome 2, complete genome genome and encodes:
- the TPHA0B01610 gene encoding uncharacterized protein, coding for MSSLQDVSSGDDLSNLNGKVKPERNQVPALKPKKETRPESGSKKESRAAPKTKKEGSPAPKTKKGPKLNANEKKAIPFNSESGKETAQNIKSKSKLEQTQKPDTKKEPKSKFNTKTDKKQDDKHLIPSTKNGIPTFDLTPKEVVEPAEVSSNPYQIQGREDYGTKGTKVDVLTNQMLLSLGNDTVVDAKTEKLKTPIDVWWKQAFIYTYHIDFIQKPAEPKFDKFNKGGRNLKKSSPPNIPVLVPLSKPKKYDLIESLFDEDETLLKYKKNISFNGEDTIYSLTPLEEFTLFDGCWDVSAKQKKKADDKQDKVIPEKKLVSRPSDAEPLDLASQIILKFTSKISLKGIYSSTVEQDPSFQEEKFSNVDKASLLHLLGVKLRSSDETIFQVNGNKFFVFNEAAKPMPFLAGGYLMHGFTISLRYIYSAVALNVINTIGAFVKHTKYLPGDKRFNQKENNQFSLLDFIIECYQYENSKYKKFTTSQKSNVLPSARDLNNFIKMNKTLNAQLKGMKVHRPYINYSVNPDGTPKPPCKIKSKEVIGFTRETATSMKIKSKDRSFPDNISTTTYFKEKYNINLKYPDLQLVNLGNSITVPAECCMIMPGQKVKGLIKDNKEYMEYGAVRPNEKFNIISNLALPRIANGLYPDSKPSNNSSFFFLKVPSRIIDAPVVQYKNSIVAYKDRPYSETAKVQKGMWNLSTHGLSVTEDRPFNMKIILVSNTSSVPPVSLKDDIKSSLEAFIKHTTDLGMNFKMDGEPRLVNNFTAPKKPFAPRGSKNGRATPGGLQISSGEKNLVEMLKSYPPDTYILYLLNNNDDAILYNRLKYLSDLKFGVLNSCCQLRNFLKKSPQLNANLALKMNLKLLGSNQLLSEKCNEKLTDTATNLPVLILGADVTHYPEKDQNSIAAMVGSIDDKFSQFPGDYMLQDEPGEEIIKNIDEMFLNRLIAYQEHNKGKLPTKILYFRDGVSEGQLNQVVNIEIRKLKESARRFGKSLIGINSYNPSITCVVTVKRNQIRFMPLEENAKNEKGDLVAVQSMGNVMPGTVVDRGITSVAHFDYFLQSQQALKGTGVPCHYWCVYNENNYTSDDLQEISHNLCYIFGRSTTSIKCPAPIYYADLLCTRATCYFKANFEVVKNSVPKNKNPDADAPAIPKLKLLPNMHKRVNDIMYYI
- the TPHA0B01615 gene encoding 60S ribosomal protein eL6 (similar to Saccharomyces cerevisiae RPL6B (YLR448W) and RPL6A (YML073C); ancestral locus Anc_4.341), which translates into the protein MSAQQAPKWYPSEDVAAPKKTRKASRPQKLRASLVPGTVLILLAGRFRGKRVVYLKHMEDNTLLVSGPFKVNGVPLRRVNARFVIATSTKISVEGVNVEKFNAEYFAKEKLTKKQKQEANMFPEKQVKELKAERVEDQKNVDKSLLAEIKKTPMLKQYLAASFSLKNGDKPHLLKF